Below is a window of Candidatus Binatia bacterium DNA.
CCGATGTCGACGACGAGAATCCGGTTGACGCCGGCGAGCTGGTCCAGCGTCTTCTCGTGGTGATGGACCCAGGCGTAGAAGGCTGCTTGCGGCTCTTCCAACAAGATGACACGCGGCAAGCCGGCACGGTGTGCAGCCTCGACTGTCAGCTCCCGGGCAACTTCATCAAAAGACGCCGGGACGGTAAGGATAACATCCTGTGCTTCCAAGGGCGCGTGGGGAAAGTGCTGCTTCCAGGCCTCCCGGAAATGGAGGAGATATCGCGCCGAAGCCTCGACGGGTGAAAGCTTGCTCACGTCGGCGGGTGCAGCCCACGGCAGGATAGCCGCTTCGCGGTCGACTCCGCCATGACACAGCCACGACTTCGCCGAAGAAATCAGTCGGCCGGGCACACGCGCGCCTTGGGCGCGGGCGAACTCTCCGACCGCATAGGTGCGGATGTGATCCCAGGGCAGGGCGAGACTTCCGGGTGCCACGTCATGCTCGCCGCCGATGTACAGGAAGGAGGGCAGCGTCGAACGCTCCGCCACCGTGGCCTCGGCAACGAGTTGCGGGATCAACAGCTGGTGCACGCCGTGCGACGCATCGGACATGTCGACGTACGCCGCCGCCGAGTTCGTGGTGCCGAGGTCGATGCCGATGATGTAGCGTTTCATAGAGGGGCTTGGGGGCTTGAGGGTTGGGGCTGGGAAAGCATCTTCTTCTCCTCCTCACCGGCCTCCGATCTCTGACCCTTGGCCCCTGAGACTGAATTCCAGCTTCCAGCGGTGCGTGCCATCCCGGCTCACGCACCACAGCTCCAGCACGCCGACCTCGGTGACGCGTGCCTCGAGCCGAACCGGTACGGTGGTGCCTTCCTGGCCTTCCCATTCGAGCGTCGTTTCGATCGGAACCAGCTCGGTGATGTCGTCATCCCAGATTTCAACCAGGGTGCCGACCTGATCATCCCGACGGGTCGCGGAGCTGAGAAAGCGAAATTCCGCCGGTTCGCCGATGACCAGGCCAAACTCCTGCGCCGGCAGCTGCACTTCGCTGTCCTCTTCGAGTCCACGGGGTACGA
It encodes the following:
- a CDS encoding Hsp70 family protein; protein product: MKRYIIGIDLGTTNSAAAYVDMSDASHGVHQLLIPQLVAEATVAERSTLPSFLYIGGEHDVAPGSLALPWDHIRTYAVGEFARAQGARVPGRLISSAKSWLCHGGVDREAAILPWAAPADVSKLSPVEASARYLLHFREAWKQHFPHAPLEAQDVILTVPASFDEVARELTVEAAHRAGLPRVILLEEPQAAFYAWVHHHEKTLDQLAGVNRILVVDIG